Proteins from a genomic interval of Lactococcus protaetiae:
- a CDS encoding xanthine phosphoribosyltransferase — MKLLEDRIHLDGHVLGNDILKVDRFLTHQVDYKLMKAIGKRFADVFANSGVTKVVTIEASGIAPAIYVAEELDVPMVFAKKAKNVTMNDELLTTEVYSFTKKMTSTVQISKKFIEENEKVLIIDDFLANGQAALGLIKLMEQANSEVVGLGMVIEKSFQDGRKQLLDKGLKLVSLARIEKFENDEVVFAKADDSSFDE; from the coding sequence ATGAAATTATTAGAAGACCGCATTCATTTAGACGGTCATGTATTGGGGAATGATATTCTTAAAGTTGATCGCTTTTTGACCCATCAAGTTGATTACAAGTTAATGAAAGCAATCGGAAAAAGGTTTGCAGATGTATTTGCCAATTCAGGAGTAACAAAAGTTGTAACAATTGAAGCTAGCGGAATCGCTCCAGCAATCTATGTAGCAGAAGAACTTGATGTACCAATGGTTTTTGCTAAGAAAGCCAAAAATGTCACGATGAATGATGAGCTTTTAACTACAGAAGTTTATTCATTTACTAAAAAAATGACTTCAACAGTACAGATTTCTAAAAAATTTATTGAAGAAAATGAGAAAGTTCTTATTATTGACGATTTTTTAGCTAATGGGCAAGCGGCCTTAGGCTTGATAAAACTCATGGAGCAAGCTAATTCAGAAGTTGTTGGATTAGGAATGGTCATCGAAAAATCTTTTCAAGACGGACGTAAACAGCTTCTTGATAAGGGGCTGAAGTTAGTTAGTCTTGCTCGTATTGAGAAATTCGAAAATGATGAAGTAGTTTTTGCTAAAGCAGATGACTCATCATTCGACGAATAG
- a CDS encoding dihydrofolate reductase, with protein MIIGIWAEDEHGLIGKEEKMPWHLPAEQQHFKATTMGQVILMGRKTFDGMKKRVLPGRISIVLTRDKSYVSENPNVIIMHSKEEVLKWYKAQNKSLFITGGAEILKLFELDLEQLYRTIVQGVFEGDAYFPNSFDFSKFTEISKKMYEKDAKNPYDFIIKKYEKVN; from the coding sequence ATGATTATTGGAATATGGGCAGAAGACGAACACGGTCTCATTGGAAAAGAAGAAAAAATGCCTTGGCATTTACCCGCAGAGCAGCAACATTTTAAAGCGACTACGATGGGACAGGTTATCCTGATGGGGCGTAAAACCTTTGATGGTATGAAAAAGCGTGTTTTACCAGGTCGGATTAGTATCGTTCTTACTCGCGACAAAAGCTATGTATCAGAAAATCCAAATGTAATCATCATGCACAGTAAAGAAGAAGTTCTCAAGTGGTATAAAGCACAAAATAAATCTTTATTTATTACTGGCGGAGCGGAAATTTTAAAACTCTTTGAATTAGACCTTGAACAGCTCTATCGTACAATTGTCCAAGGTGTATTTGAGGGTGATGCTTACTTTCCGAACAGTTTTGATTTTAGCAAATTTACTGAAATATCAAAGAAAATGTATGAGAAAGATGCCAAAAATCCCTATGACTTTATAATCAAAAAATATGAAAAAGTAAATTAA
- a CDS encoding tRNA (cytidine(34)-2'-O)-methyltransferase, which yields MNHIALFEPRIHFNTGNIARTCAATNTVLHLIEPFGFEISDKHLKRAGLDYWDKVNIVYHESLEAFMSSITDGSQLYLVSKFAEHVYSDVDYSDDNLDHYFLFGREDTGLPEAFMHEHRDECIRIPMNDEHVRSLNLSNCACMIVYEALRQQAFRGLELVHTYEKDKLK from the coding sequence ATGAATCATATTGCTCTTTTTGAACCTCGTATTCATTTTAACACAGGTAATATTGCAAGAACTTGTGCAGCCACAAATACAGTGCTTCATTTGATTGAACCATTTGGATTTGAAATTTCAGACAAGCATTTAAAACGAGCTGGTTTAGATTACTGGGACAAGGTAAATATTGTTTACCATGAAAGTTTGGAAGCGTTTATGTCTTCTATTACTGACGGAAGTCAACTGTATCTTGTCAGTAAATTTGCAGAACACGTTTATTCCGATGTTGATTATTCTGATGATAATCTTGACCATTATTTTCTATTTGGTCGTGAGGACACAGGATTACCAGAAGCATTTATGCATGAACATCGTGATGAATGTATCCGAATTCCAATGAATGATGAACATGTCCGTTCTTTGAACTTATCAAATTGTGCCTGCATGATTGTCTATGAAGCGCTAAGACAGCAGGCTTTCCGTGGTTTGGAACTCGTCCACACGTATGAAAAAGATAAGTTAAAATAA
- a CDS encoding nucleobase:cation symporter-2 family protein yields the protein MFQKNEQNNSKAAVLGLQHLLAMYSGSILVPIMIAGALHYSAAQLTYLISTDIFMCGLATFLQLQLRKQFGVGLPVVLGVAFQSVAPLIIIGHNHGPGAMFGSLMVSGIFVILISGIFSKIRKLFPPIVTGSVITTIGLSLIPVAIGNMGNNVAKPTMQSLILAVFTIIVILLINIFSTGFIRSIAILIGLVAGTLLASAMGLVDVNAVAQAPWAHLPQPFFFAAPKFYLGDCLMMMIIAVVSLVESTGVYLALADITGENLDEKRLRNGYRAEGFAVFLGGIFNTFPYTGFSQNVGLVQLSGIKTRKPLYFTATFLVILGLIPKFAAIAQLIPNPVLGGAMLVMFGMVATQGVRMLGKVNFDGNQNLLIAAVSVAMGVGFNSTNLFSTLPNFIQPFVSNGIVMSTASAIILNLVFNHKKSETSSSKIQKEVKLAK from the coding sequence ATGTTTCAAAAAAATGAACAAAACAATTCTAAAGCCGCAGTATTAGGGCTTCAACATCTTTTGGCAATGTATTCAGGTTCTATTTTGGTTCCTATCATGATTGCAGGAGCTTTGCATTATTCTGCAGCTCAACTTACTTATCTTATTTCTACAGATATTTTCATGTGTGGTCTGGCCACTTTCCTGCAACTTCAGCTTCGTAAACAATTTGGTGTAGGGTTGCCAGTTGTTTTAGGCGTTGCTTTTCAGTCGGTTGCTCCGTTGATTATTATTGGGCATAATCATGGTCCTGGTGCTATGTTTGGATCACTGATGGTTTCTGGAATTTTTGTTATTTTGATTTCTGGCATATTTTCAAAGATTCGGAAATTATTTCCACCAATTGTTACTGGGTCGGTCATCACAACAATTGGCTTGAGCCTGATTCCTGTCGCTATTGGAAATATGGGAAATAATGTGGCAAAGCCAACAATGCAAAGCTTGATTCTTGCTGTTTTTACTATTATTGTTATCTTACTTATTAATATTTTTTCGACAGGTTTCATTCGTTCTATTGCGATTTTAATTGGGTTAGTGGCTGGTACATTACTTGCTTCAGCAATGGGATTAGTTGATGTCAACGCTGTTGCTCAAGCACCTTGGGCCCATCTACCCCAACCTTTCTTTTTTGCGGCTCCTAAATTTTATTTGGGAGATTGTTTAATGATGATGATTATTGCTGTTGTCTCACTTGTTGAATCAACTGGTGTATATCTTGCATTAGCAGATATTACAGGGGAAAATCTTGATGAAAAACGTCTTCGTAACGGATATCGTGCCGAAGGATTCGCAGTATTTTTGGGAGGTATTTTCAATACTTTTCCTTATACTGGATTTTCCCAAAATGTTGGCTTAGTTCAATTATCAGGAATAAAAACTCGTAAACCTCTTTACTTTACAGCAACGTTTTTAGTAATTCTTGGCTTAATTCCAAAGTTTGCAGCAATTGCCCAATTAATTCCTAATCCAGTATTAGGTGGCGCAATGCTTGTGATGTTTGGTATGGTTGCTACTCAAGGTGTGCGAATGCTTGGCAAGGTCAATTTTGATGGGAACCAAAATCTTCTTATTGCAGCGGTATCAGTGGCAATGGGTGTAGGCTTCAACTCAACTAATTTATTTTCCACTCTTCCGAATTTTATCCAACCGTTCGTATCAAATGGGATTGTAATGAGTACTGCTTCAGCGATTATCTTAAATCTTGTTTTTAATCATAAAAAATCAGAAACGTCTTCTTCAAAAATACAGAAAGAAGTTAAACTTGCAAAATAA
- a CDS encoding DUF916 and DUF3324 domain-containing protein: protein MKNYRKILLLIATIFTLGAISKVAYANEFNFSVNPVLPENQIGQSGYFNLEMTPGQSQTLTVTLKNSTEKTVIVEEAIASATTNINGVIEYSPNKIKPDRTLKYNLADYATMPKEITLTPKSSQQVKINVKMPDETFKGVIAGGITFKEKDSGTTDSKSKGLSIQNKYAYVVALLMQQDKTGVAPDLKMNAVAPGQVNYRNVINANLQNPNAGYLNQMYAQATIKGLSNTSLSYTANKEMMQMAPNTNFDYPIAIGEGKRLEAGKYRLTMTVYGQKDANGKYSYKDAAGKAQKFDYRWQFTRDFTISGETARKLNAKDVTVKPEPWYKNWLIWLGILLILLALLFLFFLLWKRRKDDEDDEEHPSEKEELQAQLEAIKAQLNEESKEASEKDE, encoded by the coding sequence ATGAAAAATTATAGAAAAATTTTGTTATTAATTGCGACAATCTTTACTCTTGGAGCAATTAGTAAAGTGGCTTATGCCAACGAGTTTAACTTCTCGGTGAACCCCGTTCTCCCAGAAAATCAAATCGGTCAAAGTGGGTATTTCAATTTAGAAATGACCCCTGGTCAATCTCAGACTTTGACCGTTACACTCAAAAACTCAACAGAGAAAACGGTAATTGTTGAAGAAGCAATCGCAAGTGCCACAACGAATATTAATGGCGTCATCGAATATTCTCCAAATAAGATTAAGCCAGATCGCACTTTAAAGTACAATCTTGCAGACTATGCGACGATGCCCAAAGAAATTACCCTTACTCCAAAATCATCACAACAGGTAAAAATTAATGTTAAGATGCCTGATGAAACTTTTAAAGGGGTTATCGCAGGTGGGATTACGTTTAAAGAAAAAGATTCTGGCACAACAGACTCCAAATCTAAAGGTTTGAGTATTCAAAATAAATATGCGTATGTCGTTGCACTTTTGATGCAACAAGATAAAACAGGGGTTGCACCAGATTTAAAAATGAACGCTGTGGCTCCAGGCCAAGTGAACTATAGAAATGTCATTAATGCTAATCTACAAAATCCAAATGCAGGATACCTTAATCAAATGTATGCGCAAGCAACGATTAAGGGATTGAGTAATACGAGTTTGTCCTATACTGCAAATAAAGAAATGATGCAGATGGCTCCTAATACTAATTTTGATTATCCTATTGCGATTGGCGAAGGAAAGCGTCTTGAGGCAGGGAAGTATCGTTTAACCATGACGGTCTATGGTCAAAAAGATGCGAATGGAAAATATTCATATAAAGATGCGGCGGGTAAAGCGCAGAAATTTGATTATCGCTGGCAATTTACGCGAGACTTTACAATTTCTGGAGAAACGGCAAGAAAATTAAATGCTAAGGATGTCACGGTTAAACCAGAACCTTGGTATAAAAACTGGTTGATTTGGCTGGGAATTCTCCTGATTCTTTTGGCACTACTTTTCCTATTCTTCCTCTTATGGAAACGCCGTAAAGATGATGAAGACGATGAAGAACACCCCTCCGAAAAAGAAGAACTCCAAGCTCAACTTGAAGCGATTAAAGCACAATTGAATGAAGAAAGCAAAGAAGCTTCTGAAAAAGATGAGTGA
- a CDS encoding helix-turn-helix domain-containing protein yields the protein MSGTIMEQTEVNERIKNFKAEMRRYRIPILKLSEEIGYPAALLSDILFLRKKPDIMLLRKIEEALNGSIQDKEEVRTAKPRGTGSTLPLETLSQSYPSLSCAHPELLNELGGKIKGIRTRLNLSEVAFGVALSPVVSPRFIREIEGNQFVPSLEHLIQIADLGEVTLDWLLRG from the coding sequence ATGAGTGGAACTATAATGGAACAAACAGAAGTTAATGAACGAATAAAGAATTTTAAAGCAGAGATGCGTCGTTATAGAATTCCTATCTTGAAGCTTTCAGAGGAGATAGGTTATCCAGCAGCATTATTATCGGATATTTTATTCTTGAGAAAGAAACCAGATATTATGTTGTTAAGGAAGATAGAGGAAGCTTTGAACGGTTCCATTCAGGATAAGGAGGAGGTCAGAACGGCTAAACCGAGAGGGACTGGCTCGACCTTACCTTTGGAAACGTTGAGTCAATCCTATCCTTCTTTAAGTTGTGCACATCCTGAGCTTTTGAATGAACTGGGCGGGAAGATTAAGGGGATAAGAACTCGCCTTAATCTCTCGGAGGTTGCGTTTGGAGTGGCCTTATCGCCCGTTGTTTCTCCTCGATTTATTAGAGAGATAGAGGGGAATCAATTTGTCCCTTCGTTGGAACACCTTATCCAGATTGCGGATTTAGGAGAGGTGACTTTAGATTGGTTGTTAAGAGGTTAG